The Platichthys flesus chromosome 18, fPlaFle2.1, whole genome shotgun sequence genome includes a window with the following:
- the atf3 gene encoding cyclic AMP-dependent transcription factor ATF-3, protein MMLQHSGPSLADISCSALVPCLSPPGSLTLDDFTNYTPMVKEELRLAIQTKRLSNGLSVDMSSDGASSCSDRAYDEPARGSGVKRESMVEEPDRRKRRRERNKVAAAKCRNKKKEKTETLQQESEKLESVNSDLKAQIEELKQQKQQLVYMLNLHRPTCIVRAVNGQTPEDERNLFMQHIKESTIQLHNITSSSTASTTSSISSMSSMSTLSPLDGGLLTLDHIHCPGHL, encoded by the exons ATGATGCTGCAGCACTCGGGTCCCTCGCTGGCCGACATCAGCTGCTCCGCCCTGGTGCCCTGCCTGTCCCCACCCGGCAGCCTCACCCTGGACGACTTCACCAACTACACCCCCATGGTGAAAGAGGAGCTGCGGCTCGCCATCCAGACCAAGCGCCTGTCCAACGGGCTCAGTGTGGACATGAGCTCGGACGGGGCCAGCTCCTGCTCGGACCGGGCCTACGATGAGCCCGCCCGAGGATCCGGGGTCAAGAGAGAG TCGATGGTCGAGGAGCCCGAccggaggaaaaggaggagagagaggaacaaggTCGCTGCCGCAAAGTGTCGCaacaagaagaaggagaagaccGAGACTCTGCAGCAG GAGTCGGAGAAGCTGGAGTCGGTGAACTCGGACCTGAAGGCTCAGATCgaggagctgaagcagcagaagcagcagctggtctACATGCTCAACCTGCACCGGCCCACCTGCATCGTGCGGGCGGTGAACGGCCAGACGCCCGAGGACGAGAGGAACCTCTTCATGCAGCACATCAAGGAGAGCACCATACAACTCCAcaacatcacctcctcctccaccgcctccaccacctcctccatctcctccatgtcctccatgTCCACACTGTCCCCCCTCGACGGAGGACTCCTGACCCTCGACCACATTCACTGTCCAGGTCACCTATGA